A window of the Dermatophagoides farinae isolate YC_2012a chromosome 2, ASM2471394v1, whole genome shotgun sequence genome harbors these coding sequences:
- the Tmep gene encoding transmembrane endosomal protein, with protein sequence MAEILSSSTQSPTSSSSSLSSMIPLSSGSGISAAANNITQFVEHPGIFLQSSSAKIIAGAFAWTALFITCHQIYQHLKYYTMPSEQRWIVRILFIVPIYGLDSWFSLLFFRDNYYVYFDSVRDWYEAFVIYNFLSLCYEYLGGEGNIMSEIRGKPIRSSWYYGTCCLTGKTYSIGFLRFCKQATLQFCAVKPIMSFAILILQAFGKYHDGDWRADSGYLYITMIYNISVSLALYGLLLFYHATRDLLSPFDPVWKFLTVKSVIFLSFWQGVILAILEQADIISPVFTWEGQKASAGTVSAGYQNFLICIEMFFASLALRYAFPHGIYKGNYSTDTHGRSVTMQSISSSLKETMNPRDIMNDAIHNFHPNYQQYTQYSSKPEQHHYGSASSPKAATGTGSTLKSPIINDSNTNNSYNSSNISNDNVATGSANNSGVTLSTLSAVGGNPLSSTVATGTSNLNAKNGNGKPITTISQNYSEKTTLLSSDDEFQ encoded by the exons ATGGCTGAAATATTGTCATCTTCAACACAATCaccgacatcatcatcatcatcattgtcatcaatgattCCATTGTCAAGTGGATCTGGAATATCAGCTGCTGCCAATAATATTACTCAGTTTGTTGAACATCCAGGAATTTTTctgcaatcatcatctgctAAGATTATTGCTGGAGCATTCGCATGGACAGCATTGTTCATAACATGTCATcag atttatcaacatttgaaatattATACGATGCCATCGGAACAACGTTGGATCGTACGAATTCTATTTATTGTTCCAATCTATGGTCTTGATTCATGGTTtagtttgttattttttcgagataattattatgtttATTTCGACAGTGTTCGTGATTGGTACGAAG CTTTTGTAATCTACAATTTTTTGAGCCTCTGCTATGAATATCTTGGCGGTGAAGGTAATATCATGTCCGAGATACGTGGCAAGCCGATTCGATCAAGTTGGTATTATGGTACTTGCTGTTTGACTGGTAAAACCTATTCGATTGGATTTTTACGTTTCTGCAAACAAGCTACATTGCAATTTTGTGCTGTCAAACCAATTATGTCGTTTGCGATACTCATTCTACAAGCTTTTGGCAAATatcatgatggtgattggCGTGCTGATTCTGGTTATCTTTACATTACAATGATTTATAATATATCCGTTTCGTTGGCACTTTATGGTTTacttttgttttatcatGCTACACGAGATTTGCTTAGTCCATTCGATCCAGTGTGGAAATTTCTAACGGTGAAATCAGTcatctttctttcattctgGCAAGGTGTTATTTTGGCTATTCTTGAACAGGCTGATATAATTTCACCAG TTTTTACATGGGAAGGTCAAAAAGCTAGTGCTGGTACCGTTTCGGCTGgttatcaaaattttttgatttgtatcGAAATGTTTTTTGCTTCGTTGGCATTGCGATATGCATTCCCTCATGGC ATCTATAAAGGAAATTATTCTACCGACACACATGGACGATCAGTGACTATGCAAAGTATTTCTAGCAGTCTGAAAGAAACTATGAATCCAAGAGATATTATGAATGATGCAATCCacaattttcatccaaattatcaacaatacacccaatattcatcaaaaccagaacaacatcattatggatcagcatcatcaccaaaagCTGCAACTGGTACTGgatcaacattgaaatcaccaatcataaatgattcaaacaCTAATAATAGTTATAATAGTTCAAACATcagtaatgataatgtggCCACTGGTTCGGCCAACAATTCGGGCGtaacattatcaacattatcgGCAGTAGGGGGTAATCCACTTTCATCAACAGTAGCAACTGGTACAAGTAATTTGAATGCCAAAAACGGTAATGGTAAACCGATCACAACGATTAGTCAGAATTATTcggaaaaaacaacattattaagttcagatgatgaatttcaatga
- the bc10 gene encoding BLCAP apoptosis inducing factor bc10, which yields MYCLQWLIPVLLIPKPTNSFHLQNHIMFIILYMISCLLERKTCMICLLLFAIMAFILCSPTIETSLMQIFKNLDLPAT from the coding sequence ATGTATTGTCTTCAATGGTTAATCCCTGTTTTATTGATACCGAAACCAACAAATTCGTTTCATCTACAAAATCAtatcatgttcatcattctttATATGATAAGCTGTCTATTAGAACGTAAAACCTGTATGAtctgtttattattgttcgCCATAATGGCATTCATATTATGTTCGCCTACCATTGAAACATCATTGATgcaaatatttaaaaatttggATTTACCAGCTACCTAA
- the LOC124499392 gene encoding LOW QUALITY PROTEIN: eukaryotic translation initiation factor 3 subunit I (The sequence of the model RefSeq protein was modified relative to this genomic sequence to represent the inferred CDS: deleted 1 base in 1 codon), producing MKPLSLNGHERSITKIRYNLEGDLLFSSSKDNTPNVWYTINGERLGTFDGHTGAVWCIDPKWDSTKVTTGSGDCTLCIWDCETGGRLNVVKTETSVRSALFSYSGHLILYSTDQQMNKPAELNIIDTRIVDENDGITNVFSFTLPSKSKALSSLWGMLDQSFICGMENGKLAKWDLRQPDDPLLETEPHKAQINDLQYNKDQTLFVSASKDNTAKLFDPFTLEHMKTYVTERPVNSASISPIFDHVAVGGGQEAMEVTRTASESGKFESRFFHLIFEEEFARLKGHFGPIQSLAFHPDGRSFATGAEDGYIRIQSFDDGYFNFKMEYE from the exons ATG AAACCTTTATCACTTAATGGTCATGAAAGATCTATCACTAAAATTCGATACAATCTTGAAGGCGatcttttgttttcatcatcaaaagataACACACCAAATGTCTGGTATACTATCAATGGTGAACGTTTAGGAACATTCGATGGCCATACTGGTGCAGTCTGGTGTATTGATCCTAAAT GGGATTCTACTAAGGTAACAACCGGTAGCGGTGATTGCACTTTATGCATTTGGGATTGTGAAACTGGTGGCCGTTTGAATGTTGTCAAAACCGAAACTAGTGTCCGTAGTGCATTGTTTAGTTATTCCGGCCATCTTATTTTGTATTCGACTGAccaacaaatgaacaaaccaGCTGAACTCAATATTATCGATACTAGAATTgtagatgaaaatgatggtaTTACAAatgtattttcattcacattacCATCAAAATCCAAAGCATTGTCAAGTTTGTGGGGAATGCTGGATCAAAGTTTCATTTGTGGAATGGAGAATGGCAAATTAGCCAAATGGGATTTACGTCAACCAGATGATCCATTATTGGAGACCGAACCGCATAAAGCTCAAATCAACGATCTACAATATAATAAGGATCAAACATTATTTGTTTCTGCATCAAAGGATAATACTGCAAAACTTTTTGATCCCTTTACATTGGAACATATGAAAACCTATGTGACCGAAAGACCAGTAAATTCGGCCAGTATATCACCAATTTTCGATCATGTAGctgttggtggtggtcaagAAGCTATGGAAGTCACACGTACAGCATCTGAATCTGGTAAATTCGAGAGTCGTTTCTTTCAT TTAATTTTTGAGGAAGAATTTGCCCGTTTAAAGGGTCATTTCGGTCCCATACAATCATTGGCTTTCCATCCAGATGGTCGTAGTTTTGCAACCGGAGCCGAAGATGGTTACATtcgaattcaatcatttgatgatggctattttaatttcaaaatggaatatgaataa